One Ancylobacter novellus DSM 506 genomic window, GACGGCCCGCTGCCCATGCTCGCCACCCTCGGCGCCACCACCGTGCGTACCTATGGCGAGGATCCCGGCCCGATCCTCGATGCGGCGGAGAAGGCCGGGCTGAAGGTGATCGTCGGCCTGTGGGTCGGCCAGCCGCGGCAGGGCGCCGATTATGGCGACCGCGCCTTCGTCGAGCGGCAGCTCGCCGAACTGCAGGCCATGGTGGAGAAATACAGGAACCACCCGGCGCTGCTGATGTGGGGCATCGGCAACGAGGTCGAGGTCGAACTCGCCGACGACTCCCCCGCATGGCCGGCGATAGAGCAGGTGGCGGCGATGGTGCGCCGCGTCGATCCGGCCCATCCGACGATGGGCGTGCTGGCGGAGACCGGCAGCGACAAGGTGAAGAAGCTGATCGCTCAGGCGCCCAGTATCCAGGTGCTCGGGCTCAACTCTTATGGCGACGCGCTCTATTCCGCCGCCTCCCGCGCCCGCGCGCAGGGCTGGGAAGGACCCATCGTCGTCACCGAGCTGGGCGCGCTCGGCCAATGGCAGGCCGCGCAGGCCCCGTGGGGCGCGCCCTTCGAGCCGAGCTCGACGCAGAAGGCGATCCAGCTGCGCCGCTACCTCAAGGCGCTGGAGGGCGAGGAGGTCGGGACCATCGCCTTCCTCTGGGGCTCGAAGCAGGAGGTGACGCCGACCTGGCACAGCCTGCTGCTGCCGGATGGCGTGTGGCTGGAGGCCTCCGAAGCCATGGCCGAAGCCTGGGGCGGGCAGGCGCCGGCGGAGAATCACGCGCCCCGCATCGGTTATCTGCGGGTGGCCGACGACCCCAGCGCGCCCTTCGCCGTGTGGCCGGCGGGCGACGAGGGCTCCTTCACCCTCGACGCGGTGGATCCGGATGGCGACATGCTGGAGGCGCGTTGGTCGGTGATGGCGGAGAGCGCCGCGCGCAGCGTCGGCGGCGATCCGGAGGCCGCGCCCCACGCCTTCCCCGAGGCGGTGCGCCAGAGCGGGCCGACCGGCGCGCGCATCTCCGGCTTGCCGGCGGGCCGCTACCGCGTCTTCGTCGAGGTGCATGACGGCCGCGGCGCGGCGGCGACGGCGAATATGCCGTTCGAGGTGCGGTAGGCCTGCTCGCTGGGCTCGCCGCGCACCAGCCCGCTGTGGGGCCGCGATTTCCGCGCCCTGTGCCGTGCCTGGAGAATATCCGGCGAGCCGGCCTAGGCTGTGGAAAGCCCCGTGCCTCGTCACGACGACGTCGCGATGCATGGCAGGGACGTCTTGCATTGCGCGCGGAAACGGGGTAGCTGACGGGCCCTCGCGACAGGCATCCCTGCCGCGATGAAGGCCTCCTCCGCTCCGCGGATCAGGCCGGGCGCCCGTAGCTCAGCTGGATAGAGCACCAGACTACGAATCTGGGGGTCAGAGGTTCGAATCCTTTCGGGCGCGCCATTTATTTCCTGATTAATCAGACAGCTATTCGGCCGTGAAAAGCGCGGCCGCTCGCGCTTCTGGCGCGGGGCAACCTGTGCCCCCCGTCAGGCCGCGTTATGCGATGTCAGGAACGGCGTGGGATCGTGGGCGCCTCTTAGACAGAGCGGATGCCCGGTGTGTCCGCCGGCCGTCACAGACGGGCGGGCGGTTCGGCACGCCCTCTTCGGATCAATTCGGCCACGGCACGGCCTCGCGCCGTGAAAGAGCCAAGCGCGCCCAGCCGCAGACGATGCGCCCGCTCTCGCGAGCGATGGCGCTCTGGCCGCGTCGTTCTCCGGCCAATGGCCTCAGCCGGCCGCTAATACAGTAGCTTGGGATTGATGGACCGCAGGGCGAAGATGTCGCCCAGCATCAGGCCTCCATCCGAGCGGCGTCATCCCATGTACCACCCGCCGTTGAGATGGATGGTCTGGCCGGTGATGAAGCGGCCGGAAGGGCCGGCAAGGAAGCAGACGAGGCTGGCGAGTTCGGCGGGCTGTCCCGGACGGCCGAGCGGCACCGGGCGCTGCCGGAAATGCTCGGGCATGTGCCCCTTGCGCTCGGTCTCCATCTGGGCCGGCGAGATGCAGTTCACCGTGATCTGTTCGGACGCGAACTCGGCGGCAAGCGCCCGCGTGAGGCCGACGATCCCGGCCTTCGCCGCCGAGACGTGGGCGCGATGGCGAACGCCCACATGCGCGGCGACGCCGCCGATATGGATGATGCTGGCGGCGGCGCTGCGCCTCAGCAGCGGCAGGGCCGCCTGGTCGCACAGGAAAGCACTGTCGAGGATGCTGCCGACGATGCGGCGCCATTCGGCAAAGCTGATCTCGTCGAAGGGGCCGTCCGCACGTTCGGCGGCGTTGTGAACCAGGAGATCGAGCCCGCCGAAGCGCGCTTCGACCTCCGCGAACATGATCCGCACGGCTTCCGGGTCGGTCAGATCGGCAAAGTGCGCGAAAGCCCCGTCCGCGCCGCCGAACGCTTGCTGGCACTGCGCGACGGTCTCGTTCGCCGCGTCCACCGAGGAGCGCGCATGCACCACCACCCTCGCGCCGGCTCGTGCCAGAGCCACGGCG contains:
- a CDS encoding glycoside hydrolase family 2 TIM barrel-domain containing protein — its product is MAERKGEGRGRGRWFWAGLILLATIHAAVAADVTVSGRQILNDGKRFDVRGATGDGPLPMLATLGATTVRTYGEDPGPILDAAEKAGLKVIVGLWVGQPRQGADYGDRAFVERQLAELQAMVEKYRNHPALLMWGIGNEVEVELADDSPAWPAIEQVAAMVRRVDPAHPTMGVLAETGSDKVKKLIAQAPSIQVLGLNSYGDALYSAASRARAQGWEGPIVVTELGALGQWQAAQAPWGAPFEPSSTQKAIQLRRYLKALEGEEVGTIAFLWGSKQEVTPTWHSLLLPDGVWLEASEAMAEAWGGQAPAENHAPRIGYLRVADDPSAPFAVWPAGDEGSFTLDAVDPDGDMLEARWSVMAESAARSVGGDPEAAPHAFPEAVRQSGPTGARISGLPAGRYRVFVEVHDGRGAAATANMPFEVR
- a CDS encoding SDR family NAD(P)-dependent oxidoreductase, translated to MTENRELAGHTALVTGAARNVGRAIAVALARAGARVVVHARSSVDAANETVAQCQQAFGGADGAFAHFADLTDPEAVRIMFAEVEARFGGLDLLVHNAAERADGPFDEISFAEWRRIVGSILDSAFLCDQAALPLLRRSAAASIIHIGGVAAHVGVRHRAHVSAAKAGIVGLTRALAAEFASEQITVNCISPAQMETERKGHMPEHFRQRPVPLGRPGQPAELASLVCFLAGPSGRFITGQTIHLNGGWYMG